A single genomic interval of Zingiber officinale cultivar Zhangliang chromosome 4A, Zo_v1.1, whole genome shotgun sequence harbors:
- the LOC121973428 gene encoding probable WRKY transcription factor 2 — protein sequence MMDSWLPPNPSSRTLFSNSSNEEFGPRSFSTLLVENGNLGLPWNSENQKVNVSSRIESEVGVDSLNDLSPQPKLFGDPISSSFGSLAERMAIRKGFHVPKLDTVNIQSTSMVSSSETPSPYLTIPPGLSPTALFDSPALFSDTSDQPSPTSKYEFLEIRPSNAMPVSCLAMFEHNLFEDISEAFPFKTHIESDSCHSRLVKKFELPSIEGYVQMENPAEERKVEASSENFQYQPEFCIQSGSTFASDQKNTTNNAMLNQQIADSIVVSGRQNREAGLRRELSAALGTPAEDGYNWRKYGQKQVKGSENPRSYYKCTHPNCQMKKKVERSHEGGITEIIYKGSHNHLKPNLDCRFSVPSPNPLNELKSDGSEQPDSQASFDEKPIKGSSQSGNGCQDCLGDGLEATSAAPIAAEFCDASNALQENQDGDHPSPESIDVSSAMSNDEEDDQETHGSISLSGGEETESRSRKLDSCVVEINAASRTIREPRVVIQTMSEIDILDDGYRWRKYGQKVVKGNPNPRSYYKCTNPGCTVRKHIERASHDLKSVITTYEGTHNHEVPTTRRSGHQNSGSSNVSSSNSATQSRSLLQKHEPIQDRFARFNTHTPLSTFNFPQKGQLGAATSFPFAMGQPSLSNLSMSGFNPIAAASTPIVPPVHSFPSHGRPTEAGYMMHKLDLKEELLPDTFLPLPNSMSVYHQMMSKPTCVVECRSKDGYSFSQV from the exons ATGATGGATAGCTGGCTGCCTCCAAATCCAAGCTCGAGAACCCTATTCTCAAACTCTTCAAACGAAGAGTTTGGTCCGAGATCATTCTCAACTCTCTTGGTAGAGAATGGAAATTTGGGGCTTCCATGGAACTCCGAAAACCAAAAGGTGAATGTGAGCTCAAGAATAGAAAGTGAGGTTGGAGTCGATTCCTTGAATGATCTCTCGCCTCAACCAAAGTTGTTTGGTGACCCTATATCGAGCTCATTCGGAAGTCTTGCAGAGAGGATGGCAATAAGAAAAGGTTTTCATGTTCCAAAGCTTGATACAGTTAATATCCAATCCACCAGCATGGTTTCATCCTCAGAAACTCCGTCGCCATATCTAACAATTCCGCCGGGTCTTAGTCCTACCGCGTTGTTCGACTCTCCAGCTTTGTTTTCTGATACATCG GATCAACCATCTCCAACCAGCAAATATGAATTTTTGGAGATTCGTCCTTCAAACGCAATGCCTGTCTCATGTTTGGCGATGTTCGAACACAACCTATTTGAAGACATTTCAGAAGCATTTCCTTTCAAGACTCATATAGAATCAGATTCATGTCACTCTAGATTGGTAAAGAAG TTTGAGCTACCAAGCATTGAGGGGTATGTTCAGATGGAAAATCCCGCAGAGGAACGCAAAGTAGAAGCTAGTAGTGAGAATTTCCAATACCAACCAGAATTCTGCATTCAATCTGGTTCTACTTTTGCATCTGATCAAAAAAATACTACAAATAATGCTATGCTAAACCAGCAAATTGCAGACTCTATTGTGGTGAGTGGCCGACAAAACAGAGAAGCAGGCCTACGGAGGGAACTCTCTGCGGCTCTTGGGACTCCAGCTGAGGATGGATATAATTGGAGAAAATATGGCCAGAAACAGGTAAAGGGTAGTGAGAATCCGAGAAGCTACTACAAATGCACTCACCCAAATTGccagatgaagaagaaagtcgaGCGGTCTCATGAAGGTGGGATTACTGAGATAATCTACAAGGGTTCCCACAACCATCTGAAACCTAACCTTGATTGTCGGTTTAGTGTTCCTTCACCAAACCCACTCAATGAACTTAAGAGTGATGGCTCAGAGCAGCCAGATTCACAAGCAAGTTTTGATGAAAAACCAATAAAAGGAAGCTCTCAAAGTGGTAATGGATGCCAAGATTGTTTGGGGGATGGCCTGGAGGCAACTTCAGCTGCACCAATTGCTGCTGAATTCTGTGATGCCTCTAATGCCTTGCAAGAGAACCAAGATGGTGATCATCCATCCCCAGAGTCTATTGATGTTTCTTCTGCAATGTCCAATGATGAAGAAGATGATCAAGAAACTCATGGCAGTATCTCCCTCAGCGGTGGAGAAGAGACAGAGTCAAGATCCAG GAAGCTAGATTCTTGTGTCGTTGAGATAAATGCTGCTTCAAGAACAATTCGTGAACCAAGAGTTGTGATTCAGACAATGAGTGAGATTGACATTCTTGATGATGGATATCGTTGGCGAAAGTATGGCCAAAAGGTTGTCAaaggaaatccaaatccaag GAGTTATTACAAGTGTACAAATCCTGGGTGCACTGTCCGAAAGCACATAGAGAGGGCTTCACATGATCTCAAATCAGTGATCACGACCTATGAGGGAACACATAACCACGAAGTCCCAACGACGAGAAGAAGTGGTCATCAGAACTCTGGCTCCTCAAATGTATCATCATCTAATTCGGCTACCCAATCTCGCAGTCTTCTGCAAAAACATGAACCAATCCAAGACAGATTTGCAAGATTCAATACTCACACTCCTCTCAGCACTTTTAACTTTCCACAAAAAGGCCAGTTAGGGGCTGCTACAAGCTTCCCTTTTGCAATGGGACAGCCAAGCTTGTCCAACCTTTCTATGTCTGGATTCAATCCTATTGCAGCAGCAAGTACGCCAATTGTTCCACCAGTCCATTCATTTCCAAGTCATGGACGTCCTACTGAAGCAGGATACATGATGCATAAATTAGACCTCAAGGAAGAACTTTTGCCCGATACATTTCTTCCTCTGCCAAATTCTATGTCAGTTTATCATCAGATGATGAGCAAGCCTACCTGTGTTGTAGAATGCAGAAGCAAAGATGGCTATTCCTTCAGTCAAGTTTAA